From Verrucomicrobiia bacterium, a single genomic window includes:
- a CDS encoding toprim domain-containing protein produces the protein MADDKTKHNYDESKVKTLSSIEHIRLRTGMYIGRIGTGVHYDDGCYILLKEVIDNAIDEYIMGFGKHVEISVEGNNVCVRDYGRGIPLGKVVECVSQINTGAKYNDDVFQFSVGLNGVGTKAVNALSKEFIVRSHRDGEFVEAQFKQGKLKKQDKGKTKEPNGTFIAFEPDPTIFKDSSFKPEFIERRLRHYSYLNTGLRLIFNGKEFVSRHGLMDLVMEDLQSDGAEPIYAPLHFTSKTLEFCFTHTNSRYGESFYSFVNGQYTSDGGTHLSAFREGLLKAVNEYSKKGYDGDDVRECMVGAVAIRLKDPVFESQTKNKLGNTEIRTELVNKVREELLHFFNRNKPVADQILAKVEDTKQLRKELQDVKKLARERARAVTLRIPQLKDCKNHYNTAKGREKSSMIFICEGQSAAGSITSCRDVNTQAVFTLKGKPLNVWDLKRDIVYKNDEMYNLMCALDIEDNIEKLRYEKVILATDADVDGLHIRNLLITYFFKFFEQLVHNGHLYVLETPLFRVRNKQETIYCYSEAERDAAAAKLGKSCEITRFKGLGEISPKEFAQFIGKGMKLSQVEYAPKHDVANILSFYMGKNTPERKDYIMGNLVVAVEE, from the coding sequence ATGGCTGACGACAAGACCAAACACAATTACGACGAGAGCAAGGTCAAGACCCTCTCCAGCATCGAGCACATCCGCCTGCGCACCGGCATGTATATCGGGCGCATCGGCACCGGCGTGCATTACGACGACGGCTGCTACATCCTGCTCAAGGAGGTCATCGACAATGCCATCGACGAATACATCATGGGCTTCGGCAAGCACGTCGAGATCAGCGTCGAGGGCAACAACGTCTGCGTGCGCGATTACGGCCGCGGCATCCCGCTCGGCAAGGTCGTCGAGTGCGTCAGCCAGATCAACACCGGCGCCAAATACAACGACGACGTCTTCCAGTTCAGCGTCGGCCTCAACGGCGTCGGCACCAAGGCCGTCAACGCGCTGTCCAAGGAGTTCATCGTCCGCAGCCATCGCGACGGCGAATTCGTCGAGGCGCAGTTCAAGCAGGGCAAGCTCAAGAAGCAGGACAAGGGCAAAACCAAGGAGCCGAACGGCACGTTCATCGCCTTTGAGCCGGACCCGACGATTTTCAAGGACAGCAGTTTCAAGCCCGAGTTCATCGAGCGCCGCCTGCGGCATTACAGCTACCTGAACACGGGGTTGCGCCTGATTTTCAACGGCAAGGAATTCGTCTCGCGCCACGGCCTGATGGATTTGGTCATGGAAGACCTGCAATCCGACGGCGCGGAGCCGATTTATGCGCCGCTGCATTTCACGAGCAAGACGCTGGAATTCTGCTTCACGCACACGAACAGCCGCTACGGCGAATCGTTCTACTCGTTCGTGAACGGCCAATACACGAGCGACGGCGGCACGCACCTGAGCGCGTTCCGCGAGGGCCTGCTCAAGGCCGTGAACGAGTATTCAAAGAAGGGCTACGACGGCGACGACGTGCGCGAGTGCATGGTTGGCGCCGTGGCCATCCGTTTGAAGGATCCGGTGTTCGAGTCGCAGACGAAGAACAAGCTCGGCAACACGGAAATCCGCACCGAACTGGTGAACAAGGTCCGCGAGGAGCTGTTGCACTTCTTCAACCGCAACAAACCGGTCGCCGACCAGATTCTCGCGAAGGTCGAGGACACCAAGCAGCTCCGGAAGGAATTGCAGGACGTGAAGAAGCTGGCGCGCGAACGGGCCCGGGCCGTCACGCTGCGCATCCCGCAGCTCAAGGATTGCAAGAACCATTACAACACCGCCAAGGGGCGCGAAAAGAGCTCGATGATCTTTATCTGCGAAGGCCAGTCCGCCGCAGGTTCGATCACCAGTTGCCGTGACGTGAACACGCAGGCGGTGTTCACGCTCAAGGGCAAGCCGCTCAACGTCTGGGATCTCAAGCGCGACATCGTCTATAAAAACGACGAAATGTATAACCTCATGTGCGCCCTCGACATCGAGGACAACATCGAGAAGCTGCGTTACGAGAAGGTCATTCTCGCCACTGACGCCGACGTGGACGGCCTGCACATCCGCAACCTGCTCATCACCTACTTCTTCAAGTTCTTCGAGCAACTCGTCCACAACGGCCACCTCTACGTGCTGGAAACGCCGCTGTTCCGCGTGCGCAACAAGCAGGAGACCATCTACTGCTACAGCGAGGCCGAACGAGATGCCGCCGCGGCGAAGCTCGGCAAGAGCTGCGAGATCACGCGGTTCAAGGGTCTGGGTGAAATCAGCCCGAAGGAATTCGCCCAGTTCATTGGCAAAGGCATGAAGCTCAGCCAGGTGGAATACGCCCCCAAGCACGACGTCGCGAACATCCTCAGCTTCTACATGGGCAAGAACACGCCCGAGCGGAAGGATTACATCATGGGCAATCTCGTGGTGGCGGTGGAAGAGTAG
- a CDS encoding type II toxin-antitoxin system ParD family antitoxin, producing MNITLTKDLEKFVAVKVRSGGYADASEVVREALRGLRTQDDPAEYDSPELAALLLPAVRGSHRPLTAQKFSQLRRRARRRPARA from the coding sequence ATGAACATTACGCTGACCAAAGATTTGGAGAAATTTGTGGCGGTCAAAGTCCGCTCCGGCGGTTACGCGGACGCGAGCGAAGTGGTGCGCGAGGCGTTGCGTGGACTCCGCACCCAGGACGATCCGGCGGAATATGACTCGCCGGAACTGGCGGCTTTGCTCCTTCCCGCAGTGCGCGGTTCGCATCGGCCACTGACCGCACAAAAATTTTCGCAACTGCGGCGGCGTGCTCGCCGCCGTCCCGCCCGGGCGTGA
- a CDS encoding bifunctional YncE family protein/alkaline phosphatase family protein, with protein sequence MTCPLPFRKGFAAHRVLALLLLSPVLLRAELPDTGPVAQTGPDEWMTPVNQRLTPVGRFVSLPGFRPQALALSPNGRLLVTTGKKSELLVLNPASGQILQHVALPSDQANEVPDAVSANILEPDQDGQLSYTGLIFSPDGKRLYLANVNGSVKVFTVAKDGKISGRFSMPLPPANVPRRKNEIPAGLALSADGSRLYVCGNLSNRLFELDAASGQVLRTWDVGVAPYDVVLVGHKAYVSNWGGRRPGPGDLTGPAGRGTVVRVDPVRSIASEGSVSVIELSAERGMQNAELLVGLHASALAVSPNRRHLVVANAGSDTLSVIDTRTDQIVETIWARQNPGDLFGAQPNALAFDKSGRRLFVCNGTQNAVAVIAFKPGKSEWQGLIPVGWFPGAIVFDARRDQLCVANIKGLPARPMQARRAPGVGFNTHQYTGSLSLVPVPAKWGLRKYTGIALANMRYPRLRQAALPARPGQPPRPVPERVGEPGVFRHVVYIIKENRTYDQVLGDDLRGNGDPSLCIFGERVTPNQHQIVREFALLDNTYCSGILSADGHQWATTAMATDYMEKSFAGFPRSYPDGAGEDDVDALAYSPAGFIWDNLLAHGRSLRVFGEFCFTQARWADPTRKGRIHFRDHWEDFTKGTNTVRRWSEAGIASLQPYIVTNTAGWDLKIPDVWRAQQFIANLQECERNGSLPAFTILYLPNDHTSGTGVGQPTPAAQVADNDLAMGQVIEALSHSSFWSNTVVFAMEDDPQDGWDHVSGYRSTAYVASPYTKRGAVIHTRYNQTSLIRTMELILGLPPMNQLDATATPMADCFTDVPDFAPFTAVTNQVPLDEMNPDPKKVADAQLRRDALVSARLPLTEPDQCPEDTLNRILWRAMKGPQTPYPEWAVKLVGDDD encoded by the coding sequence ATGACATGCCCCCTGCCGTTTCGGAAAGGTTTCGCCGCCCACCGGGTGCTGGCTTTGCTGCTGCTCAGTCCCGTCCTGCTGCGGGCCGAATTGCCGGATACGGGCCCGGTGGCGCAAACCGGTCCGGATGAATGGATGACGCCGGTCAACCAGCGGCTCACGCCGGTGGGCCGGTTCGTGTCGCTGCCCGGCTTTCGCCCGCAGGCACTGGCGCTCAGCCCCAATGGTCGGCTGCTGGTAACCACCGGCAAGAAGAGTGAGCTGTTGGTGCTCAACCCGGCCAGTGGTCAAATCCTCCAGCACGTCGCGCTCCCTTCCGACCAGGCCAACGAAGTGCCGGATGCGGTTTCGGCGAACATTCTCGAGCCCGACCAGGACGGCCAGTTGAGCTACACCGGGCTGATTTTCTCGCCCGATGGCAAGCGGCTTTACCTCGCCAACGTCAACGGCAGCGTCAAGGTGTTCACGGTGGCCAAGGATGGGAAAATCTCCGGCCGGTTTTCCATGCCGCTGCCGCCGGCCAATGTGCCGCGCCGGAAGAATGAAATTCCCGCCGGCCTCGCGTTGTCCGCGGATGGTTCGCGACTTTACGTGTGCGGAAACTTGTCCAATCGCCTGTTCGAGCTCGATGCCGCCTCGGGCCAGGTCCTGCGCACGTGGGACGTGGGCGTGGCGCCTTACGACGTGGTGCTCGTGGGGCACAAAGCCTACGTCAGCAATTGGGGCGGGCGCCGGCCCGGGCCGGGCGATCTCACGGGTCCGGCCGGTCGCGGCACAGTGGTGCGCGTGGATCCGGTGCGCTCCATTGCAAGCGAGGGCTCGGTCAGCGTGATTGAGTTAAGCGCGGAGCGCGGAATGCAGAATGCGGAGCTTTTGGTCGGCCTGCACGCCTCCGCGCTGGCGGTGTCGCCGAACCGGCGTCACCTCGTGGTGGCGAACGCCGGCAGCGACACGCTTTCAGTCATCGACACGCGCACGGACCAGATTGTGGAAACCATCTGGGCGCGGCAAAACCCCGGCGATTTGTTCGGCGCGCAACCGAATGCGCTCGCGTTCGACAAATCCGGCCGGCGGTTGTTCGTGTGCAACGGCACGCAGAACGCCGTGGCCGTCATCGCGTTCAAGCCGGGGAAATCCGAATGGCAGGGCTTGATTCCCGTGGGCTGGTTTCCGGGCGCCATCGTCTTCGACGCGCGGCGCGATCAGCTTTGCGTGGCGAACATCAAGGGCCTGCCCGCCCGGCCCATGCAGGCCCGGCGCGCACCGGGCGTGGGCTTCAACACCCATCAATACACTGGCTCACTCTCGCTGGTGCCGGTGCCCGCGAAATGGGGCCTGCGGAAATACACCGGCATCGCGCTGGCGAACATGCGCTATCCCCGGTTGCGTCAGGCGGCGTTGCCGGCGCGGCCCGGTCAGCCGCCGCGGCCCGTGCCCGAGCGGGTCGGCGAGCCCGGCGTGTTTCGGCACGTGGTGTATATCATCAAGGAAAACCGCACCTACGATCAGGTGCTCGGCGACGATTTGCGCGGCAATGGCGACCCGAGCCTCTGCATTTTCGGCGAACGCGTGACGCCGAACCAGCACCAGATCGTGCGTGAATTCGCCCTGCTCGACAACACCTACTGCTCGGGCATTCTCAGCGCGGACGGGCATCAATGGGCCACGACCGCGATGGCCACGGATTACATGGAAAAGTCCTTCGCCGGTTTTCCGCGCAGCTATCCCGACGGCGCGGGCGAGGACGACGTGGACGCGCTGGCGTATTCGCCCGCCGGCTTCATCTGGGACAACCTGCTGGCGCACGGCCGGTCGCTGCGCGTGTTCGGCGAGTTTTGCTTCACCCAGGCGCGATGGGCCGATCCGACCCGCAAAGGGAGAATTCACTTCCGCGATCACTGGGAGGATTTCACCAAAGGCACGAATACGGTTCGGCGCTGGAGCGAAGCCGGCATCGCCTCGTTGCAGCCCTACATCGTGACGAACACCGCAGGTTGGGATTTGAAAATCCCCGACGTCTGGCGGGCGCAACAGTTCATCGCCAATCTTCAGGAATGTGAACGCAACGGCAGTCTTCCGGCGTTCACGATTCTTTATTTGCCGAATGATCACACCAGCGGCACGGGCGTCGGCCAGCCCACGCCTGCCGCGCAGGTGGCCGACAATGACCTCGCCATGGGGCAGGTGATTGAGGCGCTCAGCCACAGTTCATTTTGGTCGAACACGGTGGTGTTCGCGATGGAAGACGATCCGCAGGACGGCTGGGATCACGTCAGCGGCTACCGTTCGACGGCCTACGTGGCCAGCCCCTACACCAAACGCGGCGCAGTCATCCACACGCGTTACAACCAGACGAGCTTGATCCGCACGATGGAACTCATCCTCGGCCTGCCGCCGATGAACCAGCTCGACGCCACAGCCACGCCGATGGCGGATTGCTTCACCGACGTGCCCGACTTCGCGCCATTCACAGCGGTGACGAATCAAGTGCCGCTCGACGAAATGAATCCGGATCCGAAAAAGGTGGCCGACGCGCAATTGCGTCGTGATGCACTCGTGAGTGCGCGATTGCCGCTCACCGAACCGGACCAGTGCCCCGAGGACACGCTCAATCGCATCCTCTGGCGCGCGATGAAAGGGCCGCAGACGCCGTATCCTGAATGGGCGGTGAAGCTGGTGGGCGACGATGATTGA
- a CDS encoding DUF4838 domain-containing protein, translated as MKPILLSVLLSLVATCPVRADLTLARDGQAQCVIVRQPGATPAETNAIAELAATLHEITGSAFVIVEASNQPPAPAIIVGPGPAARAAFPKVDCARLGAEEIVIHTWGNRLLLAGGHPRGTLYAVSQFLQQQCGVRWWTPWATRIPKQPTLKIGSLNVRYQPVFEARDPFWFPAFDARWAVRNRSNSQSANIPDDWGGCIRYKGFVHTFYSLVPPAEHFAQHPEWFSLRNGKRTHDNAQLCLSNPELRDFVVERVKQWLRESPNVRIISVSQNDCQGWCECAQCQALDDAEGSHAGSMIAFVNYVAEKIEKDFPQVAVDTLAYQYTRHPPRTLRPRPNVIVRLCSIECNFRDPLDAPANAKFAEDIRGWAKLCDRLYLWDYTTDFAHYVQPHPNWFTLGPNVRFFAANHVKGVFEQGAYQGFGAEFAELRAWVLAQLLWNPAQDDRALIDEFLDGYYGPAAPPIRAYLQLMHDASAGWNLTCYSPPNAKFLNFTTLAAAEKLWAEAEQLAPPEILPRVQLAHLWPRYVWLSQWDRLRKECTAAGAVWPLNESRVTEAESWLRLAQGQPGMPWTRIARINEPGLTPEKFVEQIRQKN; from the coding sequence ATGAAACCCATCCTGCTCTCCGTCTTGTTGAGTCTTGTGGCCACGTGTCCGGTCCGGGCGGACCTCACCCTCGCCCGCGACGGCCAGGCCCAATGCGTCATCGTCCGGCAGCCCGGCGCCACGCCTGCCGAGACGAATGCCATCGCCGAACTGGCCGCCACCTTGCATGAAATCACCGGCTCCGCATTCGTCATCGTCGAGGCCAGCAACCAACCGCCCGCGCCCGCCATCATTGTTGGGCCGGGACCGGCGGCGCGCGCGGCTTTTCCCAAGGTGGATTGCGCCAGGCTCGGCGCGGAAGAGATCGTCATTCACACGTGGGGCAATCGCCTGCTGCTGGCCGGCGGGCATCCGCGCGGAACGCTTTATGCCGTCAGCCAGTTTCTGCAACAGCAATGCGGCGTGCGTTGGTGGACGCCATGGGCCACGCGCATCCCCAAACAGCCCACGCTCAAAATCGGTTCGCTGAACGTGCGCTACCAGCCGGTGTTCGAAGCGCGCGATCCGTTTTGGTTTCCCGCGTTCGACGCCCGCTGGGCCGTGCGCAACCGGTCCAACAGCCAGTCGGCCAACATTCCGGACGATTGGGGCGGCTGCATTCGCTACAAGGGTTTCGTTCACACGTTCTACTCGCTCGTGCCGCCCGCGGAACATTTTGCCCAACATCCGGAATGGTTCAGCCTCCGCAACGGGAAGCGCACGCACGACAACGCGCAGCTTTGCCTGTCGAATCCGGAATTGCGCGACTTCGTTGTCGAACGCGTAAAGCAATGGCTGCGGGAATCGCCCAACGTGCGGATCATTTCCGTCTCGCAAAACGACTGCCAGGGCTGGTGCGAATGCGCGCAATGCCAGGCGCTGGATGACGCCGAAGGCAGCCATGCCGGATCGATGATTGCCTTCGTCAATTACGTCGCGGAGAAAATCGAAAAGGATTTCCCGCAGGTCGCGGTGGACACGCTGGCCTATCAATACACGCGGCACCCGCCACGCACGCTCCGGCCGCGTCCGAACGTCATCGTCCGGCTGTGCAGCATCGAGTGCAACTTCCGCGACCCGCTCGACGCGCCGGCGAACGCGAAATTCGCCGAGGACATCCGCGGCTGGGCGAAGCTCTGCGACCGGCTTTACCTCTGGGATTACACGACCGACTTCGCGCACTACGTCCAGCCGCATCCGAACTGGTTCACGCTCGGGCCAAACGTGCGGTTCTTTGCGGCGAACCACGTGAAGGGCGTCTTTGAACAGGGCGCCTATCAGGGGTTCGGTGCCGAGTTTGCCGAACTCCGCGCGTGGGTGCTGGCGCAATTGCTCTGGAATCCCGCGCAGGACGACCGCGCGCTCATCGATGAATTTCTGGACGGCTACTACGGCCCGGCCGCGCCGCCGATTCGCGCCTATCTGCAATTGATGCACGACGCCTCGGCGGGCTGGAATCTCACCTGCTATTCGCCGCCGAACGCGAAGTTCCTGAACTTCACCACGCTTGCCGCCGCGGAGAAACTCTGGGCCGAAGCCGAACAGCTCGCGCCGCCGGAAATTCTGCCCCGCGTGCAGCTCGCCCATCTCTGGCCGCGTTACGTCTGGCTGAGCCAGTGGGACCGGTTGCGCAAGGAATGCACCGCCGCTGGCGCCGTTTGGCCATTGAACGAATCCCGCGTCACCGAAGCGGAGAGCTGGCTGCGGCTCGCGCAAGGCCAGCCGGGAATGCCGTGGACACGCATTGCGCGCATCAACGAGCCGGGACTAACGCCGGAAAAGTTCGTGGAGCAAATCCGCCAGAAAAACTGA
- a CDS encoding WD40 repeat domain-containing protein, translated as MVTILLVSMPSPAQVAVAIPEHNAPALKRVELLHLNGNGAFVFTLCPTSRDLFLSFDSENNRIVHRWNLDTGRKMNSYSLPKKYRCEAAIVSPDGRVLVMVGYDMLHDALHSTNKVRLVDVQQGKLIKDLNYDITPARVQFSKDGKLILTRQYTEEHGGEHVYDLTGKEHRNIDLKLFDEIEKPTVWEISNRKGGPRPGLFYRDPAGNDLRLYPGPDTYWSDVFRYVVSPDGRFVACSTDTGRLKIWCLPKAKLVFEAQVGKGPFGLMYDPKNQRFLFTEESPDKTTRVKAVEVKTAN; from the coding sequence GTGGTGACGATCTTGCTGGTCTCCATGCCTTCCCCCGCTCAAGTCGCAGTTGCAATACCCGAACACAATGCTCCAGCACTGAAGCGAGTTGAGCTGCTCCATTTGAATGGGAACGGGGCATTCGTTTTCACTCTGTGCCCGACTTCCAGAGATTTGTTTTTGTCCTTCGATTCGGAGAACAACCGCATTGTTCATCGCTGGAACTTGGATACAGGCCGGAAAATGAATTCGTATTCCCTCCCCAAGAAGTATCGTTGCGAAGCAGCAATTGTGTCTCCCGATGGCAGAGTCCTGGTCATGGTGGGCTACGACATGCTTCACGACGCCTTGCATTCGACCAACAAAGTCAGGCTGGTTGATGTTCAACAGGGCAAACTGATCAAGGATTTAAATTACGATATCACGCCAGCCCGTGTTCAGTTCAGCAAAGATGGCAAGCTAATCCTGACGCGCCAATACACCGAAGAGCACGGCGGTGAGCATGTTTACGATCTCACTGGAAAAGAGCATCGGAACATTGATTTGAAGCTATTCGACGAAATCGAAAAGCCGACAGTCTGGGAAATATCAAACCGCAAGGGCGGCCCACGCCCAGGGCTATTTTACCGAGACCCAGCGGGCAATGACTTGCGGCTTTATCCTGGTCCAGATACTTACTGGAGCGATGTTTTCCGGTATGTTGTTTCACCAGATGGCCGCTTCGTCGCCTGTTCCACCGATACGGGCAGACTAAAAATTTGGTGTCTCCCAAAGGCTAAACTTGTTTTTGAGGCACAAGTCGGCAAAGGGCCCTTCGGTCTGATGTATGATCCAAAGAACCAGCGTTTCCTCTTCACCGAGGAGAGCCCAGACAAAACGACCCGGGTAAAAGCTGTCGAGGTCAAAACGGCGAATTAA
- a CDS encoding type II toxin-antitoxin system RelE/ParE family toxin gives MKLALKHAGFFWEDMARQVDWYRDEASPEVAERFVDAVEATLNLLARQPDLGRSRFRNWPELAGIRSYRVHKPFHRFLIFYRHDGSNLFAERLIHGARDLPRRLLELPRVEKP, from the coding sequence GTGAAGCTTGCACTCAAGCATGCCGGTTTCTTCTGGGAGGACATGGCGCGGCAGGTGGACTGGTATCGCGACGAAGCCAGTCCGGAAGTGGCTGAACGGTTTGTGGACGCGGTTGAAGCGACGCTGAATCTCCTGGCCCGCCAGCCTGACTTGGGGCGCTCGCGATTCCGCAACTGGCCGGAACTGGCTGGGATTCGTTCTTACCGCGTGCACAAACCGTTTCATCGTTTTCTGATCTTCTATCGTCACGATGGTTCAAACTTGTTTGCGGAAAGGCTGATCCACGGCGCACGGGATTTGCCCAGACGCCTGCTCGAATTGCCTCGCGTCGAGAAACCGTAA
- a CDS encoding B12-binding domain-containing radical SAM protein: MKILLISPETPDTFWSFKHALRFVSKRASMPPLGLLTVAAMLPRDWELRLLDLNIERLDDAALRWADYVFVGAMIVHQASVREIITRCDRAGKTVIAGGPLFTTGHEAFPEIRHFVLGEAEEIMPQLVEDLRTGWLQPLYRAGHWPHLAQTPVPRWDLLNMRRYVTMAVQFSRGCPFDCEFCDIIVMNGRVPRTKPPAHLIAELEALRLRGWHDMVFIVDDNFIGNRRSTRTLLHALIEWRQRTGAQMGFLTEASVNLADDPELCALMVQAGFKKVFVGIETPSAESLEECQKRQNRNRNLVDAVHVLQRAGFEVMGGFIVGFDSDKPDIFKRQFEFIQHSGVATAMVGLLTALPQTRLWQRLKREGRIETGSTGNNTEAVLNFKPRLNRDYLVAGYRELMRKLYEPSNYYQRIRTFLQHHRPTGPKLRLCGSDFIAFLKSFWVLGVRQPGRVAYWRLFWGTLLRRPRQFPHAIELAITGYHLRRVARKL, from the coding sequence ATGAAAATCCTGCTCATCAGTCCTGAAACGCCGGATACGTTCTGGAGTTTCAAACACGCGCTGCGCTTCGTTTCAAAACGCGCCTCCATGCCCCCGCTGGGGCTGCTCACCGTCGCGGCCATGCTGCCGCGCGACTGGGAACTCCGGCTCCTCGACCTGAACATTGAACGGCTCGACGACGCGGCCTTGCGCTGGGCCGATTACGTCTTCGTGGGGGCGATGATCGTGCACCAGGCGTCCGTGCGGGAGATCATCACGCGTTGCGACCGGGCCGGCAAAACCGTAATCGCCGGAGGGCCGCTGTTCACGACGGGCCACGAAGCGTTTCCGGAAATCCGCCACTTTGTGCTGGGCGAAGCGGAGGAAATCATGCCGCAACTGGTCGAAGACCTGCGAACCGGCTGGTTGCAGCCGCTCTACCGCGCGGGCCACTGGCCCCATCTCGCGCAAACCCCCGTGCCGCGCTGGGATCTGCTGAACATGCGGCGTTACGTCACGATGGCGGTCCAGTTCTCGCGGGGCTGCCCCTTCGACTGCGAATTTTGCGACATCATCGTGATGAACGGCCGGGTGCCGCGCACCAAACCGCCGGCGCATTTGATCGCCGAACTGGAAGCCCTGCGGTTGCGCGGCTGGCACGACATGGTCTTCATCGTGGACGACAATTTCATCGGCAACCGCCGGAGCACGCGCACGCTGTTGCACGCCCTGATCGAATGGCGCCAGCGCACCGGCGCGCAGATGGGCTTCCTCACCGAGGCCTCCGTGAATCTGGCCGACGACCCCGAACTCTGCGCGCTCATGGTGCAGGCGGGGTTCAAAAAGGTGTTCGTCGGCATCGAAACGCCGTCCGCCGAATCGCTCGAGGAATGCCAGAAGCGCCAGAACCGGAACCGCAACCTCGTGGATGCCGTGCATGTGTTGCAGCGCGCCGGCTTCGAGGTCATGGGCGGGTTCATCGTCGGTTTCGACAGCGACAAACCGGACATTTTCAAGCGCCAGTTCGAGTTCATCCAGCACTCCGGTGTGGCGACGGCCATGGTCGGGTTGCTGACCGCGCTGCCGCAGACCCGCCTCTGGCAGCGGTTGAAGCGCGAAGGGCGCATCGAAACCGGCAGCACCGGCAACAACACCGAGGCGGTGCTGAACTTCAAACCCAGGCTCAACCGCGACTACTTGGTGGCCGGCTACCGCGAGCTGATGCGGAAACTTTACGAGCCGTCCAATTATTACCAGCGCATCCGCACCTTCCTGCAACACCACCGCCCAACCGGCCCGAAATTGCGCCTCTGCGGGTCCGACTTCATCGCGTTCTTGAAATCCTTCTGGGTGCTGGGCGTGCGGCAGCCGGGACGCGTCGCCTACTGGCGGCTGTTCTGGGGCACCCTGCTCCGGCGCCCGCGCCAGTTTCCACACGCCATCGAACTGGCCATCACGGGCTATCATCTCCGGCGCGTCGCGCGGAAGCTATAA